The nucleotide sequence GCTTTTGATGTTGGCATTGCAGAGCAACATGCCGTAACTTTTTCTGCTGGCTTAGCAACCAAAGGCTTGGTACCTTTCTGCAATATTTATTCAACATTTATGCAAAGGGCCTATGACCAGGTCATTCATGATGTTTGCTTACAAAACCTACAGGTTGTTTTCTGCCTTGACCGTGCAGGACTTGCCGGTGCCGATGGCCCTACCCATCACGGTGCTTATGACTTAGCTTATATGCGGTGCATTCCTAATTTAGTTGTGGCCGCACCTATGAACGAGTCTGAACTAAGAAGCATGATGTTCTCCGCCCAACTTGAAAACAGTGGGCCGTATTGTATAAGATATCCTAGAGGCCAAGGTGTTATGCCTGAATGGAAAACGCCTTTCAAAAAAATAGAACCGGGAAAAGGACGACTTATCAAACAAGGCGAAGAGGTGGCAATATTAACCATTGGACATGTAGGCAACTATGCCGTTGAGGCAATTAAGCTTCTAAGTATGACAGGCCTCAATCCAGCACACTATGATATGCGTTTTGCAAAACCTTTAGATGAGAGACTGCTGCACAATATTTTTAACCGATTTAGTAAAATTATTACCGTAGAAGATGGGTGCCTACCAGGTGGTTTTGGAAGTGCCATACTAGAATTTATGGCAGACAATGGTTATTCTGCTAAAGTGGTGAGGCTAGGCATTCCAGACCAATATATTGAACACGGCGAGCAAAAAGAATTGCACAAAGAGTGCGGTTATCATCCTGAGGGTATTGCAAGTGCCGTTAAAAAGCTAATGGTCCATAAAGCTGGCGCCATCGTTTCTTAAACTATGTCCAATACTACTTTTTCTTATGTCGACAAAGGCTCTGGAGCTGTAATCGTGCTGCTCCACGGTTTTTGTGAAGACAAAACACTGTGGAATAAGTTTATAGAAAAACTATCAAATGAATTTAGGGTCATAGCCCCAGACTTATCTGGCCATGGCAATTCACCACTTCCCGAACAAAGCATTTCTATGGAATCTATGGCCATAGAAATAAAACAGCTTTTAGACTATCTGGATATCGGACAGTGCGTAATGGCCGGACATTCAATGGGAGGCTATGTAGCTCTTGCTTTTGCAGAAAAATACCCAGAGACACTTAAAGGGATTTGTTTATTTCACTCCTCCGCCTTTGCAGATACGAACGAGAAAAAAGAGGCTAGGAACAAAACTATATCATTTATAAAGAAA is from Cytophagaceae bacterium ABcell3 and encodes:
- a CDS encoding alpha/beta hydrolase, translating into MSNTTFSYVDKGSGAVIVLLHGFCEDKTLWNKFIEKLSNEFRVIAPDLSGHGNSPLPEQSISMESMAIEIKQLLDYLDIGQCVMAGHSMGGYVALAFAEKYPETLKGICLFHSSAFADTNEKKEARNKTISFIKKHGVNAFADSFVAPLFSLDNRKEPYVTEVNKMVKNTAPQSIMAAAAAMRDRPDRTHVLKAIDAPVLFIAGKEDNAAPLEKILQQCTLPKESFLHVLSDTGHMGMFEKEQETVGCLQAFLHYIYNF